A single window of Macaca mulatta isolate MMU2019108-1 chromosome 9, T2T-MMU8v2.0, whole genome shotgun sequence DNA harbors:
- the KCNK18 gene encoding potassium channel subfamily K member 18, producing the protein MEASGHPQARRCCPEALGKLFPGFCFLCFLVTYALVGAVLFSAIEDGQVLVAADDGEFEKFLEELCRILNCSETVVEDRKQDLQGHLQKVKPQWFNRTTNWSFLSSLFFCCTVFSTVGYGYIYPVTRLGKYLCMLYALFGIPLMFLVLTDTGDILATILSTSYNRFRKFPFFTRPLSKWCPKSLFKKKPEPKPADEAVPQIIIGAEELPGPKLGKCPSRPSCSMELFERSHAREKQNTLQLPPQAMERSNSCPELVLGRLSYSIISNLDEVGQQVERLDIPLPIIAFIVFAYISCAAAILPFWETQLDFENAFYFCFVTLTTIGFGDTVLEHPNFFLFFSIYIIIGMEIVFIAFKLVQNRLIDIYKNVMLFFAKGKFYHLVKK; encoded by the exons ATGGAGGCCTCCGGGCACCCCCAGGCCAGGAGATGCTGCCCAGAGGCCCTGGGAAAGCTCTTTCCTGGCTTCTGCTTCCTCTGCTTTCTGGTGACCTACGCCCTGGTGGGTGCTGTGCTCTTCTCTGCCATTGAGGATGGCCAGGTCCTGGTGGCAGCAGATGATGGAGAATTTGAGAAGTTCTTGGAGGAGCTCTGCAGAATCTTGAACTGCAGTGAAACGG TGGTGGAAGATAGGAAACAGGATCTCCAGGGGCATCTGCAGAAGGTGAAGCCTCAGTGGTTTAACAGGACCACAAACTGGTCCTTCCTGAGCTCGCTCTTTTTCTGCTGCACAGTGTTCAGCACCGTGG GCTATGGCTACATCTACCCTGTCACCAGGCTTGGCAAGTACTTGTGCATGCTCTATGCTCTCTTTGGTATCCCCCTGATGTTCCTCGTTCTCACGGACACAGGTGACATCCTGGCAACCATCTTATCCACATCTTATAATCGGTTCCGAAAATTCCCTTTCTTTACCCGCCCCCTCTCCAAGTGGTGCCCCAAATCTCTCTTCAAGAAAAAACCAGAACCCAAGCCCGCAGATGAAGCTGTCCCTCAGATCATCATCGGTGCTGAAGAGCTTCCAGGCCCCAAACTTGGCAAATGTCCTTCACGCCCAAGCTGCAGCATGGAGCTGTTTGAGAGATCTCATGCGCGAGAGAAACAGAACACACTGCAACTTCCCCCACAAGCCATGGAGAGGAGTAACTCGTGTCCTGAACTGGTGTTGGGGAGACTCTCATACTCCATCATCAGCAACCTGGATGAAGTTGGACAGCAGGTGGAGAGGCTGGACATCCCTCTCCCTATCATTGCCTTTATTGTTTTTGCCTACATTTCCTGTGCAGCCGCCATCCTCCCCTTCTGGGAGACACAGTTGGATTTTGAGAATGCCTTCTATTTCTGCTTTGTCACGCTGACCACCATTGGGTTTGGGGATACTGTTTTAGAACACCCTAACTTCTTCCTGTTCTTCTCCATTTATATCATCATTGGAATGGAGATTGTGTTCATTGCTTTCAAGTTGGTGCAAAACAGGCTGATTGACATATACAAAAATGTTATGCTATTCTTTGCAAAAGGGAAGTTTTACCACCTTGTTAAAAAGTGA